One stretch of Euphorbia lathyris chromosome 7, ddEupLath1.1, whole genome shotgun sequence DNA includes these proteins:
- the LOC136201319 gene encoding uncharacterized protein, with protein sequence MADLIQSSVFKNIKLESVIWGTKLVFIVTGIISTFILFKVAIIPFVFHLIVQTLPEIWIYLRFWLSPPYIYIIFNFIIITIAASSSLPKSPGKTHTSSAPQQHNRDLEPEPEEERVEVEAAASEEEEERWKTIVEGKRKERNKELKKSETWNTPPRVAAAFQNTHVNTSSEERVEVEEAAAEEERWKTIMEGKRKERKKSETWDTPPRVAAAAVHKTHLNLNTYSEEPEREPERVEVESEEEEETMEERWKTIMEGKGEEGKRELKKSETWDTPPRVAVVVEETEEEGDPVVAWARKELKKSETFSDRVSLRREKSMSQEELNRRAEEFIKKFNNEMRLQRQESHQRYLATVNA encoded by the coding sequence ATGGCGGATCTGATTCAGAGCTCtgttttcaaaaatatcaaattaGAGAGTGTGATTTGGGGAACAAAATTAGTGTTCATAGTTACAGGTATTATCtccacttttattttattcaaagtGGCGATTATTCCATTTGTTTTTCATCTGATTGTTCAAACTCTCCCTGAAATTTGGATCTATCTCCGTTTTTGGCTTTCTCCGCCTTATATCTACataattttcaatttcattatAATCACCATTgctgcttcttcttctctcccaaAATCCCCTGGAAAAACACACACCTCCTCGGCACCGCAACAGCACAATCGCGATCTCGAGCCGGAGCCTGAGGAAGAGAGAGTGGAAGTGGAGGCGGCGGCgtcggaggaggaggaggagagatgGAAGACGATAGTGGAAGGAAAACGGAAGGAGAGAAACAAGGAGTTGAAGAAGAGTGAGACATGGAATACACCGCCGCGGGTGGCGGCGGCGTTCCAAAATACACACGTAAACACCTCTTCGGAAGAGAGAGTAGAAGTGGAGGAGGCGGCGGCGGAGGAGGAGAGATGGAAGACGATAATGGAAGGAAAACGAAAGGAGCGGAAGAAGAGTGAGACGTGGGATACGCCGCCGCGGGTGGCGGCGGCGGCGGTCCACAAAACACACTTAAACTTAAACACCTATTCTGAAGAGCCCGAGCGCGAGCCTGAGAGAGTGGAAGTGGAatcggaggaggaggaggagacgaTGGAGGAGAGATGGAAGACGATAATGGAAGGGAAAGGAGAGGAAGGGAAACGGGAGTTGAAGAAGAGTGAGACGTGGGATACGCCACCGCGGGTGGCGGTGGTGGTGGAAGAGACGGAGGAGGAGGGAGATCCGGTGGTGGCGTGGGCTCGgaaggaattgaagaaatcgGAGACGTTTTCCGATAGAGTATCGTTAAGGAGGGAAAAGTCGATGAGTCAGGAAGAGTTGAATCGGCGGGCCGAAGAGTTTATTAAAAAGTTTAATAATGAAATGAGGTTACAGCGTCAGGAATCTCATCAACGATATTTGGCTACGGTTAATGCTTAA